The nucleotide sequence AACTAGGTTCTAGGATTCTTACCTTACTCAAGCACCAACGAAGCAAGATTAGgtattttcctcaagctaatcggATCCTATAACATAGAATAAAAAACTCAACACCCACTCTAttcaatttcgaaaatttggggaAACTGAGGTTGAGAATGAGAATGAAGGTTGCTTACCAAATTATACACTGGGCTTTGAAGATCTCATCACTGcggacgcgtggccacaaacggtgcggcgtcGGAGCTCGGAGTGAAAAGTTATGGCAATTTGATTATGTGAGTGAGGGTTTGGAATTGTTACATGTTCTTCCCCCTTTCCAAAATGTTTCCAACGTGAATGAGGATGAAGGGGAAAGGGAAGGATGTGTTTGATTAAGTGTGActgggttggattgggccttgGGCCTAATACGGGTCTGGTTTGTCTGGTTCGgctcgttcggtccaatcttgagccaaattctttgaaattagtgtcaaaattcttattttaattagctctatcttattaaaccataaaatttccatttctaatttttttattaaaaattaatttattgattaattattcgctaattttacggggtttacatcctatccACCTAATAAAGAATTTTGTTCTCAAAAGTCAGATTTAGTTACGTGAAAAAAAGTGCGGGTAGTCCTTCCGCATAATCGATTCGAGTTCTCAAGTATGTTTTTCGATACCGGCCCGACTCTAAGCTACTTTCACCAATGATACTTCCTTTTCGTGCAATCGTCTGATGCTGGTGTCATCATCAATCTTGACCGGAATTACTGGAAATATCAGATCTTCTCTTACTTGAACCGATTCTAGTTCCAGAACATGACTCGCATTGGGAGTATACTTctgaagctgcgacacgtgaaatacaTCGTGCATGTTTAAAAGATGTGGCGGCAAGGCAATCCTATAGGCTACTGGCCCAATCCTCTTCAAAATTTCAAATGGATCGATGTAACGGGGATTCAGTTTCTTCGTCTTGATTGCTCTACCCACTCCTTCTTCAAATTTTTAAGGCTTCCGCCTTTGatcagcatagctcttttgaAGACTCTGAGCGATAAGCATTCGGCTTCGGATTTTCTTTATCTGCTCAGTGGTTTCAGCTATCATTTCGGGTCCTAACAAGCTTTTCTTTCCAGCCTCATACCAGTATAGCAGAGACTGACACTTCCTCCTATACatagcctcatacggagccattctgatgctcgcatggtagctattgttatatgcaaactccactagcgGCATATATCGGTCCCAGCTCGtcggctggtccaaaacacaagtcCTCAGTATATCCTCTAGAATTTGAATCGTTCTCTCCGACTGACCATCTATTTGAGGCTAATACGCAGTACTTAAACTCAACTGAGTCCCGAATGCCCGCTAGAAGGCTCCCCAGAACCTTGATGTGAACCGAGGCTCCCTGTCAAATATAATGGTGGAAGGCACGCCATGCAACCTTACAATCTCTTTAATATACAAACATTCCAACTCTTCCAATGTACAACTCATTCGAATGCGAAGAAAGTGAGCCGACTTTGTCAGTCGATCAACAATCACCCAAACAGCGTCATAACCAGCTCGAGTTCTAGGTAAGCCCGACACGAAGTCCATCGCaatactctcccatttccattgcggAATTTCTAAGGGCTGAAGGGTTCTTGATGGTTTCTGATGTTCAATCTTGACTTTCTGACAAGTCAGACACTTAGATACATACAATGCTACGTCGTTCTTCAttcccggccaccagaacattacTTTCAGATCTTGGTACATCTTAGTGCTCCCTAGATGAatagagaatccgcttttgtgcaCCTCTTTCAAGATATCCTGCCTTAAGGTTCCAACATCCAGCACAcagatcctacccttgaatctccatatcCTGTCATCATCCCATGACACTCTCCATCGCTTCCCTTGCTTAATTTCCGACCACACCTTCTGTAATTCTTTTTCATCTCGTTGAGCCTTTTTTTATCTTAGATTTGAACTCACTTAAAATTTTCAATTGGCTTAGACATAGAGTACCAGACTCCTCTCCAACCCCCAATTTTATACTCTCGAATGCCTTTAGCAATTCCTCCTCTTGTATCATCATCCAAGCAGTATATAGGGATTTTCGGCTCAAAGCTTCCGCCACAACATTTGCTTTCCCAGGGTGATAATTCAACTCGAAGTCATAGTCCTTtagaagctccatccacctcctttgacgCATATTCAATTCTTTCTGTTCAAAGAGGtacttcaagctcttgtgatccgAGAAAAGTTGAAACTTGACGCCATAGAGGTAATGCCTCCAAACACTTAGAGCAAACACAACGGCAGCAAGCTCTAAGTCGCGAGTCAGATAATTTGTCTTGTGTGGCCTTAACTACCGTGAGGCGTATGCCACGACATTACGGTGCTGCATCAGCATGCACCCCAGACCCTTCAATGATGCATCATACTATATCTCAAACGGTTCACTCGGCTCAGGcaacactaacacaggtgcagcGGTCAACCTTTACCTTAACACTTGAAAACTTTCCttgcactcaggagtccaaacaaatggTGCGTCCTTTCTGGTTAGCCTAGTTAAAGGCAAAGTGAGTTGTGAAAaccctttgatgaaccttcggtaataatCCGCTAAATCAAGAAAACTTCTAATCTCCATCACAGAAGTTGGTTGCCCCCGGTCCATTACTGCCTCAACCTTAGCAGGATCTACAACAATCCTTTGTTGACTTACCACATGACTAAGAAACTTCACCTTACTCTTCCAAAACTTGCATTTAGATAATTTAACGTACAACTTTCTCTCCTTCAAGATTTGTAACACAGTCCGCAAGTGATCCGCATGTTCTTCTCCAGTTTTGGAGTAAATGagaatgtcatcaatgaagacgacTACAAACTTATCCAGAAACGGATGGAAGATTCGATTAATGTAGTCCATAAATACTGTCAAGGCATTGGTTAACCTGGAAGACATTACCGTGTATTCATAGTGATCGTATTGTATTTCGAAAGCAGTTTTCGGAATGTCCtcatctctaacccttatctCTAACATCCTGACATTCATATCCATAACAGTTTACTATCATGGAGTTCAAATAGTAGCTATTCACCACAATTGGCCTTTTTGATCATTCCAGAATAAAGTACATTGACTTAGAACAGTCAAGCAAGACATGATTTCTAGACAACCAATCCAGTCCCAAAATGAGATCCAGACCAGTCATCAACAAATAAATAAGATCATGAATGAAATCATGTTGTTTAAATTGGAATAGGACTTGTGGACATCCTAACCTAGTCACAACGGCTTAAGAAGTAGCATTATGCACCTTTAAATCATAACCTAACACTACCATTTTTAATCCTAACTCATTAGCCTTTTCAAATGCTATGAATGAATGTGTCGCTCCAGAATAAAATAAAGCACTTAAAAGTTTACCAGCTACTTTACAGTTACCTCTGATCAAGGTCTTGGATCCCTTGGCACCTGCTGCAGAAGTGGTGAACACTCTCCCTAGCTGCTGTACTCTACCGGTCTCATACTTCTTATTATCTGGACAATTCCAGGCCAAGTTCCCGGGTTGTCCACAAAAGAAATACACTCCCAATCCTACTCTGCATGGGACTCCAGAGTGATACTTCCCGCACCTCTGACAACTCAAGTCCTGCTGTAGTTGCCTTCCATACATTCTTCCTTGATTAGCATTGTTATTCGGCCTTCTGAAGTTGCTTTGACCCTGATTGTATTGTGGAATAAAACCTCCACGCTTAAAGTTTCTGCCCCTTGGTACAAAGTTCCTTTCATGAGCCCTCTGAAAAGGCATCCTCAGACTTCCCTTCTCTAATGCTGCCTTCCTCACACACTCCTCCGCCACTCGGCTTTTGTTTACAAGCTCGGAAAAGACTCTGATCTCCATCGATGCAATGGAGTTGAGAATATCACTCCGAAGGCCTCCCTCGTATTTGATACACTTTCATTCAGTAAAATCCTTAGGAGCACCTTGACAGATTCGAGAAAATTGGTATAATTCTTCGAACTTGTTAGTGTACTCAATAACAGTCATCTGGCCTTATTTTAACTGCAGCAACTCAAGCTCCTTGGCATTCCTGACTGAACTGGGAAAGTATTTTCTATAGAACTTCATTCGGAACACTTTCCACAGTACCACAGCACCATCTGGTTGCAGGATACGTCATGTTCCCTGCCACTAGTACTAGGCCTCAACATATAGCTGATAGGTCCCAAACTCAACCCACTGCTTCTCGGGGACCTGCTGAGCCTGTAGTGCCCATTCCATAGCCTGGATCCAATTATCCGCTTTAGTGGGGTTTGAGGTCGCCCTAAAGGTCGGAGGATAAACTTTCAGAAAGGAGGCGAGAGTCATTGGCCCCACTTCTCCGTTGTTTCCATTGTTCCCGTTATTCATTTGATTTTCCAGTGCTTTGGTTGTCACCTGCATAGCCGTGACCATGTTTTCCAAGGTAGCCATATAGTCTACAGAGTTATTCCCTGCCGTTTTAGAGTTTACATTGCCTAATCTACCTTTGCCTCTCCTGTGACCGCGTCTGTGAGTCGACATctagttcctatacacaccaaacaagtgatatcaagttgatgAGTCTCAATATCACAAGTCAGTGCTTCAAGTCCTAAAtgtatgctcatgaacgtttatgccacatatatcagttagatatcctaatagcacataaacacacacacagagaatgcacagaagcatagtcagtccgtctcTCAGGCTCTACATGAACAAattactctgataccataatgtaacacctaccacacagagctttacacttaagttgtaaaacagaggtggtgtgtaAAACCCACAAAATTAGTAACtgattagccaataaattaattattaatttaagaaattagaaaatttaattttatagtttaattagATAGAGCTAAttattttgacactaattttaaagaatttaacCCAAGATTGAGCCGAACAGGACGAATCGGGCGAACCAGGcctgtattgggcccaaggcTGAACACAATCACCAATTAAATGAAGAGCTCAGCTATTCCTTCCCCAAACAAGAGGGGAAACACTCTAAAAATACAAGGGAAGGGGGGAAGAACAAAAGCAAACACCAAACCTTGGCTTAACTTCAAATCCAcataacttttgattcggagctccgattgatgagccgtcaTCGGCCACACGTTCATCTTGGGATTCTATACAAAGCCCACTAAGTAATTTAGTAAAGAGGTTACATTTTCAGTTTTGAATTTCCTTCCcccaatttcgaaaattcaatgtACGGGTGTTGAGATTTTttattctttgatgttataggctTGAACTAACTTCAGAAAATTATTGGGTTTTGCTCCATTGATGCTTGAAAAAGGTAAGAACTCCTAAACTCTCGTGAAATCTGTGATATAATGAAATCTATATTGACTTAGTGATGTTTATTGGTATTAGATTGAGTTGTGGGTTATTTGAGGCTTGTTGATGGAATTGGAGGTGTCAGAAAGCTGGAATTTGGGCTGTGGTAGATGAGTCCTCTAATTGGTGTGTATTTTGGAAGCTTGGGTTTTGTGGAACAATGAAAAATTGTGATGTTCCAAGTTTAACGAGGAATTGAccaaggtatagtttcggtttctcgtaactaaaatataatgtatcgtgaaaacttaggctagataacTTAGGATAGGTTGAATCATGTATTGATGTGTATATTGTGTCAAATTATTGTAGAAATAGTCGGGTAGATCATTAATGGCATGAGAAAAAGTGATGGTGGTGGATAATGCAAGTTTGTGGTGTTGGatgatgtatatatgtatatacgtATAGGAGTTGATGATTATGTATGATGTTGTTTGGATATGAATTATTGtgtgaattgattataattgTGAATTTAGAGCATTCTGGAGTGCTTTAGTATGTTGGAGGTATGGATTGGCTGGTTTGGTGTTGTTGTGGTAAGGTTGGGTAAGTTAAAAAGGTTTTGGATTGGAAAAGTTTGGGAAAAATTGAGAAGTTAGCTTTTggtaaaaatgtgattttaatgAACTTCAGCCTCGAATTCTGGATTTGAATGAAgtctatttcaaattaaagatattttcaatagctttaaaacggtataaaATTTGAGGAAaatagaattttgtagagaaagttatggacgtCGGAAAACAAGTGCAGAAAACTGATTTTTGTTgagttgcagaattttaaaaGTACCTGTGCGTGTGCGCACGCACCGGCCGGAGTGTGAGGTTTGGctcatgcgcacgcacaccctgggAATTTGGCAAGTATGCGCACACACAGTacggtgcgtacgcacacacataGGAAGGCTTACTGTTGCTTGTGTAAGcatactggtgcacaaaattgtgatagaacggaagtgtttgtcaggcacgtgttcataggggagaatggtgatgagcgtcacacataatcatcaccttcatcacgttcttgggtgcgaatggatagcttagaagcgaaataagatgaattgaatataaaacagtagtactttgcattaatctttgaggaacagcagagctccacaccttaatctatggagtgtagaaactctaccgtttgaaaatacataagtgagagtctaggcatggccaagatggccagcccctctgatctaagatagcatacaactgatcaaaagatacctaatacaatagtaaaaggtcctatttataataaactagttactagggtttacagaagtaagtaattgatgcataaatccacttccggggcccacttggtgtgtgcttgggctgagcttaagtgttgcacgtatagaggtccttcttggagttgaacgccagcttttgtgccagtttgggcgtttaactctggttttggctccttttctggcgttggacgccagatttggatagaaagctggcgttgaacgccagtttacgtcgtctattctttttcaaagtatggactattatatatttctggaaagccctagatgtctactttccaacgcaattgaaagcgcgccatttcgagttctgtagttccagaaaatccactttgagtgcagggaggtcagaatcaatgctctgttctggcgctgaacgccagacagatgctcctccagggtgtgatttttcttctgctgtttttgatttcgtttttaatttttatatttattttgtgacgccacatgatcatgaacctacaaagacatataactaagaaaaatatagttagataaataaaaattgggttgcctcccaacaagcgcttctttaatgtcaatagcttgacagtgggctctcatggagcctcacagatgtgcagagctttgttgagactctccaacaccaaacttagagtttggatatgggagttcaacaccaaacttagagtttggttgtggcctcccaacaccaaacttagagtttgactgtgggggctctggttgactctgctttgagagaagctttttctgcttcctctccatggttgcagagggagatccttgagttttgaacacaagggagttctcattccattgaaggactatttcacctctgtcaacatcaatcacagctcttgctgtggcaaggaagggtcttcctaggatgatggattcatatgcagggtattatgaactttccaggatcctgtttcttctgaggcaatgtcagttgatccagatcacttagttcattgatgaacaagggaggttcaacttcccaagtatcaatgccaaataatttggcattcagcttcatgattgtaccaagaaacttggcaatttgctcttcagtaacatcctcattctcttcagaagaggaatactcatcagagctcatgaagggcataaggaggtttaatggaatctctatagtctctagatgagcctcagagtcctttggttcctcagagggaagctccttattgatcactggatgtcccaggaggtcttcctccttgggattcacgtcctctcctctcctcacaggttcggccatggtgcttatgtcaatggccttgcactctccttttggattctcttctgtattgcttgggagagtactaggagggatttcagtgatccttttactcagctggcccacttgtgcttccagatttctaatggaagatcttgtttcgttcatgaaacttacagtggccttagacagatcagagactaagtcNNNNNNNNNNNNNNNNNNNNNNNNNNNNNNNNNNNNNNNNNNNNNNNNNNNNNNNNNNNNNNNNNNNNNNNNNNNNNNNNagcttttgaggaggaaagaacttggctaagaaagccgtgactagcttatcccaagatttcaggctatctttaggttgagagtccagccatactctagctctgtctcttacagcaaaaaggaaaagcatgagcctatagactttatgatctactccattagtcttaacagtatcacatatctgcaagaattcagttaagaactgaaaaggatcttcagatggaagtccatgaaacttgcagttctgctgcatcagagaaactaattgaggtttcagctcaaagttgtttgctccaatggcaggaatggagatgcttcttccatgtaaattagaattaggtgcagtaaagtcaccaagcatcttccttacattattattattttctgctgccatttcctcttcctgttcgaaaatttctgaaaggttatctctggattgttgtattttagcttcttttaattttctcttcagagtcctttcaggttctggatctgcttcaacaagaatgttcttgtccttgctcctgctcatatgacaaagaagagggcacagaataataataataataataatagagatcctttataccacagtatagggatccctatgtgagtagaagaagagggggagataaagaatgtaatataatggaagaaacacaactgtgaggatggcagagatgtgagatgagatgttagtagatgaataaataaatagaataaggtgagaaagaaggaattttcgaaaatgatttttttgaaaaagagttagtgattttttgaaaatagtttttgaaaaatgttagtaattttcgaaaattaagatttaaaaattaaaataattaataaataaaaaataaattttaaaaaagggggaagatattttcgaaaatgagagagagagagttagttaggtagttttgaaaaagttaaaaaaaaaacaaaaagttagttagttagttgaaacaaattttgaaaagataagaagttaggaagttagagaagatattttgaaatcaaattttttgaaaaagataagaagatatttttgaaaagatatgattgaaattgtttttgaaaaagatttgatttttaaaatcacaattaatgacttgattcataagaaatcacaagatatgattctagaactcaaagtttgaatctttcttaacaagcaagtaacaaacttgaaatttttgaatcaaaacattaattgttattgttattttcgaaaatttggtata is from Arachis ipaensis cultivar K30076 chromosome B01, Araip1.1, whole genome shotgun sequence and encodes:
- the LOC107606160 gene encoding uncharacterized protein LOC107606160 produces the protein MEIRVFSELVNKSRVAEECVRKAALEKGSLRMPFQRAHERNFVPRGRNFKRGGFIPQYNQGQSNFRRPNNNANQGRMYGRQLQQDLSCQRCGKYHSGVPCRVGLGVYFFCGQPGNLAWNCPDNKKYETGRVQQLGRVFTTSAAGAKGSKTLIRGNCKVAGKLLSALFYSGATHSFIAFEKANELGLKMVVLGYDLKVHNATS